The Bacteroidota bacterium genome window below encodes:
- a CDS encoding DUF3494 domain-containing protein yields the protein MKNIFSFVIAIFFSHNFILAQTVTLSEPLNSFSILSGTSVTADSATNVKGTVGAIGTVDSTIRPKDTTLQGSICVTQRALDSFNIVRSRLDSAQPAQTVNAVTLSNTTLTAGVRNFSSSLSLNGTITLTGDSASIFIFNVTGKLTFDAGSQLILIGGVKAENVFFNVDSSVAVKDSAVICGNILANGTICCSKDISAKDARLMSADSVCLVNSRDTIGTTPDKQLILFGSTCGCAIDLGRGDTCMNNITMSDSVMWFRFVADSVHMKITAQKNNGNIDSIKVFSGTCNGLQLFASASANNGGVQGDTTVLELNASGFTKGNNYFLKITGATNNINVCVFVLPPYTCSSSSVHNCNSINNYIKNGDFESGTVPTAANGIGNSYAECWIADYTTGTCNLQGTNSPDLFDILSPLGSYTLGCAGQQGVSIPFNFASNGQVNVNSTPNSLTNVTGRRYASLYEGADREQMSAELLPLSPLEYYLEFYAAPMVCGNIVPAICMQLISSSTGASIPLGSISPSIAPIGIWTRYSLCVDLTAYSQSTLSTIDRFAVMRSSSPSKRMAFDDFALYNMNDLANAGTDVTLACNGYCTTLGPTCTPVFGGIYYWAPGGQTTPSITVCPTVTTVYTLTFTDPSGTGSCSASDHVTVTVNPTPTVTITTNNQTICLGQNATLTASGGVVYYWNTGATTSAIIVSPSSTTSYSVQVANSSGCTAIASVTVFVNLTPNANAGADQTICSSSCATLTATGGGTYSWSPTGQTTPSITVCPTTITNYSVTATSVNGCSATDIVTVFVKPLPIINVGSNKTVCSGKCATLAAASSAGNYAWSPATGLSCTNCSNPQACPTATTTYTVTTTGANGCTASATVAVTVNPNPVANAGPDVTRCIGQACPTFSGSGGGTYLWSPATGLSCTNCSNPQACSTITTTYTLTVTNNFGCTNTDAVNVSVGTTPTVPVIVGNPNDCSQPSSTYSVTPVAGVSYSWAVSGGTIVPPATGTSVSVNWNLSTASSSVCPSTCKTGSITVTASNGVCSSTGTMLVFSCCKIYAGISLFDASNTSVLAVASTYSVFGSGPPFTVNNLPFTINGTFTVNANINFINCQINISPDSKIVINPGASLTLTSSGSGPTDQTILRAGTCCSVMWDGIYISGSTAHLITNSTGLMQTTIQDAKNAVVSNNGGDYQIRNTLLQRNNIDMVVNTYSVTHTGTIKKSKLIGTPPLLSYIVNSQCKSALPRTNIGVQINKVAGINVGVATPGNTNTFDNMDYGIYATASRIFVYNNTFQNINTTNVFGNPPDGISVYAVGGKFLPPAPPMGVTVGGIGLMANTFTSTNPSTNCGFGVVVQNFMPNISILRNTFQNNVYIGAGVVTCPNSMIDISANTFNNTTCAAPLAYAIRCTDVFNASATILNNTINQPCTTVTSATTGIYVANGVIPNMNLTIQDNVIANQRTGIWMINVSGPVTAMPLAVTNTITISKQASFYTAATPHYGIRLQGCSNVKVKQNTITQNAVPVVTPTFAMTKTLLGINVENSLGCIVGSYNTITKFGSGGYIFGMCNPSTLACNNLNSCYYGFNFDGPGPGFSAAVGDQIRDATFPFNPRPTANVWTGSISSDLGGNIKPIIWWFDNAPLPTSGGMQLGSLFGAGNTATLTTNNDICVQFKVPAQAQRGMLRRIVAQQNNYVSLIAQNLTLEHKYALKTLRENPQWMHQNNPDDTLFQNFYAKMMASNLGKLGLINDTIANGHINDAININNTIIDTNALDANSKTVNRIYLNTWAQGILEFSSADSAALLTIALQEPLEFGDAVYSARVMLGIDPANSGSRIEFNEENYSVANNMGNTVFSKVYPNPNNGSMQIEYELGKGKNGQMIIYDAIGNKIRAYILTEGSHTLSISDAVLQNGIYIYEIKVTGEVFTIDKIIVIK from the coding sequence ATGAAAAATATCTTCTCCTTCGTCATTGCCATCTTCTTCTCTCATAATTTTATTCTGGCGCAAACTGTCACGCTCTCAGAACCATTAAATTCTTTTAGTATTTTATCAGGCACATCGGTCACTGCAGATAGTGCCACCAACGTGAAAGGAACCGTTGGCGCGATAGGAACAGTTGACTCTACTATAAGACCGAAAGACACCACTTTGCAGGGAAGCATTTGCGTTACGCAGCGTGCGCTCGACAGTTTTAATATAGTGCGCAGCCGCCTTGATTCGGCTCAGCCCGCGCAAACTGTGAACGCTGTTACGTTGAGCAATACTACGCTTACAGCGGGGGTGCGTAATTTCAGTTCCTCCCTTTCCTTAAACGGAACCATCACCTTAACGGGCGACAGCGCCTCTATATTTATTTTTAATGTTACGGGCAAACTCACTTTTGACGCGGGCTCGCAACTGATATTAATCGGAGGCGTGAAAGCCGAAAATGTTTTTTTCAATGTTGATTCATCGGTTGCCGTGAAAGACAGCGCGGTGATTTGCGGAAACATTCTGGCAAATGGAACGATCTGCTGCTCGAAGGATATATCAGCAAAAGATGCGCGGCTGATGAGCGCGGACAGCGTTTGCCTTGTTAACTCCCGCGATACGATTGGAACAACGCCCGATAAACAATTGATTTTATTCGGCAGCACCTGCGGATGCGCGATTGATTTAGGACGAGGCGATACCTGCATGAATAATATTACGATGAGCGACAGCGTGATGTGGTTCAGGTTTGTGGCGGATTCAGTACACATGAAAATAACCGCCCAAAAGAACAATGGAAACATTGATTCTATAAAGGTATTTTCAGGAACATGTAATGGACTTCAACTTTTTGCGAGTGCAAGCGCAAATAATGGAGGTGTGCAAGGAGACACTACAGTATTAGAACTTAACGCTTCTGGATTCACAAAAGGCAATAATTATTTTCTTAAAATAACTGGTGCGACAAACAACATAAATGTATGTGTGTTTGTCTTGCCGCCATATACCTGCAGTTCTTCGAGTGTGCATAACTGTAATTCCATTAATAATTACATTAAAAACGGAGATTTTGAATCGGGAACTGTTCCAACGGCTGCCAATGGTATAGGAAATTCTTATGCTGAATGCTGGATAGCTGATTATACAACAGGTACTTGCAATTTACAGGGCACTAACTCTCCCGACTTATTTGATATCCTTTCACCACTTGGTAGTTATACGTTGGGTTGCGCTGGACAACAGGGAGTTAGTATTCCATTTAATTTTGCCAGCAATGGACAAGTAAATGTAAATTCTACTCCTAATTCTCTGACTAATGTTACAGGAAGGAGATACGCTTCACTATACGAAGGCGCTGACCGTGAACAGATGAGTGCAGAACTATTACCTCTTTCACCCCTTGAATATTATTTAGAATTTTATGCAGCGCCAATGGTGTGTGGAAACATAGTCCCTGCTATTTGTATGCAATTAATTTCTTCTTCAACTGGCGCTTCTATACCCTTAGGAAGCATTTCCCCTTCTATTGCTCCAATTGGAATTTGGACGCGATATTCTCTTTGTGTAGATTTAACTGCATATTCACAATCAACTTTATCAACTATTGACAGATTTGCTGTTATGCGTTCTTCATCCCCAAGTAAAAGAATGGCATTTGATGACTTTGCTTTATATAATATGAATGATTTGGCTAATGCGGGAACAGATGTAACGCTTGCATGTAATGGATACTGCACAACATTAGGTCCTACATGCACCCCTGTTTTTGGCGGAATATATTACTGGGCTCCGGGAGGACAAACTACTCCTTCAATAACTGTTTGTCCAACTGTTACTACAGTTTATACTTTAACATTTACTGACCCATCCGGAACCGGAAGTTGCTCGGCATCTGACCATGTAACGGTTACGGTTAATCCGACACCAACGGTTACGATTACAACAAACAACCAAACTATTTGCTTAGGACAAAACGCAACGCTTACAGCAAGCGGGGGAGTAGTATATTATTGGAACACCGGAGCAACAACTTCTGCTATCATTGTTTCCCCTTCTTCAACAACTTCTTATTCTGTTCAAGTTGCAAATTCAAGCGGATGCACTGCAATCGCTTCGGTAACTGTTTTTGTAAATCTTACTCCAAATGCCAATGCCGGAGCTGACCAAACTATTTGCAGTAGTTCATGTGCAACATTAACTGCTACGGGCGGTGGAACTTATTCGTGGTCTCCCACAGGACAAACTACACCTTCAATAACTGTTTGCCCAACCACCATCACTAATTATTCTGTTACAGCAACAAGCGTGAATGGATGCTCTGCAACTGATATAGTAACTGTATTTGTAAAACCATTGCCGATAATAAATGTCGGAAGCAACAAAACAGTTTGCAGCGGAAAGTGCGCAACGCTTGCAGCGGCAAGCAGCGCGGGCAATTACGCATGGTCTCCTGCAACGGGATTAAGTTGTACGAATTGTTCTAATCCGCAAGCGTGTCCAACGGCAACTACAACTTATACTGTTACAACAACAGGTGCAAACGGCTGCACGGCAAGTGCAACGGTAGCTGTCACCGTAAATCCGAATCCCGTTGCCAATGCAGGACCCGATGTAACTCGCTGCATAGGTCAGGCATGCCCTACGTTTAGCGGAAGCGGTGGCGGAACCTATTTGTGGTCGCCTGCAACGGGATTGAGTTGTACGAATTGTTCTAACCCTCAAGCGTGCTCAACAATTACTACTACTTACACGCTCACTGTTACAAATAATTTTGGCTGCACGAACACGGATGCAGTAAATGTAAGCGTAGGAACAACTCCTACTGTCCCAGTCATAGTCGGTAATCCGAATGATTGCTCTCAGCCGAGTTCTACTTATTCAGTAACTCCTGTTGCCGGTGTTTCATATAGCTGGGCGGTTAGTGGAGGCACTATTGTGCCACCCGCTACAGGAACAAGCGTTTCGGTGAATTGGAATCTTAGTACTGCTTCATCGTCAGTTTGTCCATCCACTTGTAAAACAGGTTCTATTACTGTAACAGCAAGTAATGGAGTGTGCAGTTCAACAGGAACTATGCTGGTGTTTTCATGTTGCAAAATATACGCAGGTATTTCATTGTTTGATGCAAGCAATACATCTGTGCTTGCAGTGGCATCCACCTATTCAGTGTTTGGTTCTGGACCTCCTTTTACTGTAAACAACCTTCCATTTACTATCAATGGAACATTTACTGTTAATGCTAATATTAATTTCATCAATTGCCAGATTAACATAAGCCCGGATTCAAAAATCGTAATTAATCCGGGGGCATCGTTAACGCTTACCAGTTCCGGTTCTGGTCCAACTGACCAAACCATTTTAAGAGCAGGCACTTGTTGCTCGGTGATGTGGGATGGCATTTATATTTCAGGCAGCACCGCTCACCTGATTACCAACTCCACCGGACTTATGCAAACCACTATTCAGGATGCGAAGAATGCTGTTGTATCGAACAATGGAGGAGATTATCAGATTAGAAATACGCTGCTGCAACGAAATAATATTGACATGGTGGTGAATACTTATTCGGTAACGCACACAGGCACCATAAAGAAAAGCAAATTAATCGGCACCCCTCCCTTACTGTCTTACATCGTAAACAGCCAGTGCAAGTCGGCTTTACCGAGAACCAATATTGGCGTTCAGATAAATAAAGTTGCAGGAATAAATGTTGGCGTTGCAACTCCGGGCAACACAAATACTTTTGATAACATGGATTATGGTATTTACGCTACTGCTTCAAGAATATTTGTGTACAACAACACATTTCAAAACATTAACACTACAAATGTTTTCGGAAATCCTCCTGATGGCATCAGCGTTTATGCGGTGGGCGGTAAATTTTTACCTCCTGCTCCTCCTATGGGCGTTACAGTGGGTGGCATCGGTTTGATGGCAAATACTTTTACCAGCACTAATCCAAGCACTAATTGCGGATTTGGAGTGGTGGTGCAAAACTTCATGCCTAACATTTCCATACTGCGTAATACATTTCAGAATAACGTATATATAGGCGCGGGAGTAGTAACCTGTCCGAACAGCATGATTGATATTTCTGCAAACACTTTTAATAATACTACTTGCGCTGCTCCGCTTGCGTATGCAATAAGGTGTACGGATGTGTTTAACGCCAGCGCTACTATTTTAAACAATACAATTAATCAGCCCTGCACCACAGTTACCAGCGCCACTACAGGAATATATGTTGCCAATGGAGTAATTCCAAACATGAATCTTACCATACAGGATAATGTCATTGCCAACCAGCGCACAGGAATATGGATGATAAATGTTTCTGGTCCGGTAACTGCAATGCCATTAGCTGTTACAAATACAATTACGATTTCCAAGCAAGCATCTTTTTATACTGCGGCAACTCCTCATTACGGAATTCGTTTGCAGGGTTGCAGCAATGTGAAAGTGAAGCAAAATACAATTACACAAAATGCTGTCCCTGTGGTAACTCCAACATTTGCAATGACAAAAACATTGCTCGGCATCAATGTAGAAAATAGTTTGGGTTGTATTGTTGGCAGCTACAACACCATAACAAAATTTGGTTCAGGCGGATACATATTTGGAATGTGCAACCCTAGTACCTTGGCTTGCAACAATCTTAATTCTTGCTACTACGGTTTTAATTTTGATGGACCTGGTCCCGGTTTTTCCGCAGCAGTGGGCGACCAGATACGAGATGCCACTTTCCCTTTTAATCCAAGACCCACTGCCAATGTGTGGACAGGAAGCATTAGTTCTGATTTGGGTGGTAATATCAAGCCGATAATATGGTGGTTTGATAATGCGCCTCTACCTACATCTGGTGGCATGCAACTTGGTAGTTTATTTGGAGCTGGGAATACTGCTACTTTAACAACCAACAATGATATTTGTGTTCAGTTCAAAGTTCCTGCTCAGGCGCAGCGCGGCATGTTAAGAAGAATTGTAGCGCAGCAGAATAATTATGTTTCTCTCATAGCGCAGAATTTAACTCTTGAACACAAATACGCATTAAAAACACTGAGAGAAAATCCACAGTGGATGCATCAGAATAATCCTGACGATACACTGTTCCAGAATTTTTATGCAAAGATGATGGCTTCCAACCTTGGCAAATTAGGGCTCATCAATGATACCATTGCAAACGGGCATATCAATGACGCAATAAACATTAACAATACAATTATTGATACCAATGCGCTGGATGCGAACAGCAAAACTGTAAACAGGATTTATCTCAACACATGGGCGCAGGGAATACTTGAGTTTAGTTCTGCCGACTCTGCTGCACTTCTAACCATTGCCTTGCAAGAACCACTTGAGTTTGGAGACGCAGTTTACAGCGCGAGAGTTATGCTTGGAATAGACCCTGCTAATTCAGGCAGCCGAATAGAATTTAATGAAGAAAATTACAGCGTTGCTAATAACATGGGCAATACTGTATTTAGTAAAGTATATCCGAATCCCAATAATGGTTCAATGCAAATAGAATACGAGTTGGGCAAGGGTAAAAATGGGCAAATGATAATTTATGATGCAATAGGCAATAAAATAAGAGCGTATATCTTAACTGAAGGAAGTCATACACTCTCTATCAGCGATGCAGTATTACAAAACGGAATATATATTTATGAAATAAAAGTAACTGGTGAAGTATTTACTATTGATAAAATAATCGTTATAAAATAG
- a CDS encoding helix-turn-helix transcriptional regulator encodes MQENDKFLKALGKNIDRIRKEKKISFQEMSYRCDIEKSNLVKIAKHGENITANTLYKISKGLDVPLKTIFDFKY; translated from the coding sequence ATGCAGGAAAATGACAAGTTTCTTAAAGCACTTGGAAAGAATATTGACCGTATCCGAAAAGAGAAAAAAATTTCTTTTCAGGAGATGTCGTATAGGTGCGATATTGAAAAGTCCAATCTTGTAAAGATTGCAAAACACGGAGAGAATATAACTGCAAATACCCTATACAAAATTTCTAAAGGGTTAGATGTTCCGTTGAAAACGATTTTTGATTTTAAGTATTGA
- a CDS encoding PD40 domain-containing protein — protein sequence MKTTTLFPALPLFLFIGLLLSCTPTQFIDIRTNPPQANVFIDNKYKGISPRKDTIKFKGGKTSAYIQITKDGYVDTTFYTRFNRKKDFRKTNRSFFIKLKPKDVITIELVSFEPIAGSAGVKLNKVITKSLAYLEPLERSPTVKSVQRITSNEEMTLQIGAPVISPTDVHLIYYIYTKDEQGTFHSNIWKQDVGSPSRTKITNGNKLDLFPAFSPGGKYIYFSSNRISQNPNVYKINALGGGGITSITNTQAEDYALSVSPLGNLVAYTSNPPTASEPQVWTITETGNLPTQLKEGQNPEVSPDGQTILFLKEDKKSLIQRGSKSIHPKQIWTMKLDGTNETQFSQNSTYDIIQAKWSPDGKWIVFSSDEGKDLRGNNNFDIWMMRSDATDKTQLTTNGSWDDSPAWSYDGKYIYFRSNRGGNWNLWRFEPIIE from the coding sequence ATGAAAACAACAACTTTATTTCCCGCGCTTCCCCTGTTCCTTTTTATCGGATTACTGCTTAGCTGCACTCCCACGCAATTTATAGACATCCGCACCAATCCTCCGCAGGCAAATGTTTTTATTGACAACAAATACAAGGGAATATCACCTCGAAAGGATACAATTAAATTCAAAGGCGGAAAAACATCGGCATATATTCAAATTACAAAAGACGGATATGTGGATACTACTTTCTATACAAGATTTAATCGGAAAAAGGATTTTCGAAAAACAAACCGAAGTTTTTTTATCAAGTTAAAACCAAAAGATGTCATCACGATTGAACTCGTATCCTTTGAACCCATTGCGGGAAGCGCGGGAGTAAAATTAAATAAGGTAATCACAAAATCATTGGCATATCTTGAACCTCTTGAAAGATCGCCTACGGTGAAAAGCGTTCAGCGGATAACAAGCAATGAGGAAATGACCTTACAAATTGGCGCTCCCGTTATTTCTCCAACTGATGTTCACCTCATTTATTACATCTATACCAAAGACGAACAGGGAACTTTTCACAGCAATATCTGGAAGCAGGATGTTGGTTCTCCTTCAAGAACGAAAATAACCAACGGAAATAAACTCGATTTATTCCCGGCTTTTTCTCCGGGAGGCAAGTACATTTATTTTTCTTCCAACCGCATAAGCCAGAATCCAAATGTTTATAAAATCAACGCGCTGGGAGGCGGGGGCATTACAAGCATTACCAACACACAAGCGGAAGATTACGCTTTGTCAGTTTCTCCACTAGGAAACTTAGTTGCCTATACTTCAAATCCGCCAACGGCAAGCGAACCGCAAGTGTGGACGATAACTGAAACTGGCAACCTGCCCACTCAACTGAAAGAAGGACAAAATCCGGAAGTATCACCTGATGGACAAACAATTTTATTTCTGAAAGAGGATAAAAAATCTCTTATTCAAAGAGGAAGCAAATCAATTCATCCCAAGCAAATCTGGACAATGAAATTAGACGGCACAAACGAAACGCAGTTTTCTCAAAACTCAACTTACGATATCATCCAAGCCAAATGGTCGCCCGATGGAAAATGGATCGTGTTTTCTTCGGATGAGGGGAAAGATTTAAGAGGCAACAATAATTTTGATATATGGATGATGCGCAGCGATGCAACCGATAAAACACAACTTACTACAAATGGCTCATGGGACGATAGCCCTGCATGGAGTTATGACGGAAAGTACATCTACTTTCGTTCAAACCGCGGAGGGAATTGGAATCTCTGGAGGTTTGAGCCGATTATTGAATGA